One window of the Benincasa hispida cultivar B227 chromosome 3, ASM972705v1, whole genome shotgun sequence genome contains the following:
- the LOC120072984 gene encoding pyruvate decarboxylase 1-like codes for MNNLPDAFHFKTEGRIMAAYCPGIQPVTSASIASDKLICSKPRSNNGPRVIIPPPTTVPSTLGHYLARRLVQIGVSDIFSVPGDSNLMLFDYFVAEKGLNLVGCCNELNAGYAADGYARRRGVGACAVTFTVGSLSLINSIAGAYSEDLPVICIVGGPNSNDYRSKKILHHTIGLPDFTQEFRCFQNVTCHQVIIDNLEDAQWQIDRAISKCLEESKPVYISICCNLVAIPHPSFSAQQLIPLSLSPKQSNQLCLKMAVEKASDLLNTAVKPVMIGGKKLRLAKAQAVFLELADACGYAVAVTPSAKGMFPENHPHFIGTYWGTISTAFCGETVEIADASIFIGATLDELETIGYSLTYKKNKAIIVEPNRVMFPNGSCFGLILMKDFLQALTKRLKPNLTAYENYRRIYIPESDPPQSELGEALRVNVLFKHIQKMLTNNMTVISETGDSWFHSQKLKLPKSCGYEIQLLYASIGWSLGATLGYAQAAPKERVVLCIGDGSFQMTPQDVSTMLRLGQNNIIFLINNGGYTIEVEIHDGPYNVIKNWDYTAIVDAMDNREGNCWTTKVHTEEELVNAIEIATGDRNDCLCFIEVIVHRDDTSKELLEFGSKIAAMGSRPSNLL; via the exons ATGAACAACCTTCCAGATGCCTTTCATTTCAAAACAGAGGGCAGGATCATGGCGGCCTATTGCCCCGGGATTCAGCCTGTAACTAGTGCCTCAATAGCCTCCGATAAACTTATTTGCAGCAAACCTCGAAGCAACAATGGCCCACGGGTCATAATCCCACCGCCCACCACTGTCCCATCGACACTCGGTCACTACTTAGCCCGTCGCCTCGTTCAAATCGGTGTCTCCGATATCTTTTCGGTTCCGGGAGACTCCAATCTGATGTTGTTTGATTACTTTGTGGCAGAAAAAGGGTTGAATCTTGTGGGGTGTTGCAACGAGCTCAATGCTGGTTATGCAGCCGATGGCTATGCTAGGCGTCGTGGCGTGGGAGCCTGTGCTGTGACCTTTACAGTTGGTAGTCTTAGCCTTATCAACTCCATTGCAGGTGCTTATTCTGAGGATCTTCCTGTGATTTGTATTGTGGGTGGACCAAATTCTAATGATTATAGGAGTAAAAAGATTCTCCACCATACAATTGGGTTGCCGGATTTCACTCAAGAATTTCGATGCTTCCAAAATGTCACTTGTCATCAG GTCATTATTGACAATCTGGAAGATGCACAGTGGCAAATAGATAGAGCAATATCCAAATGTTTGGAAGAAAGCAAACCAGTTTACATTAGCATTTGTTGCAATTTGGTGGCCATTCCTCATCCTTCTTTCTCTGCTCAACAACTCAtccctctctccctctctcccaA GCAAAGTAATCAATTGTGTTTGAAGATGGCAGTGGAGAAAGCATCTGATCTTCTAAATACAGCCGTTAAACCTGTAATGATCGGTGGAAAGAAGCTACGACTCGCCAAAGCACAAGCCGTATTTCTAGAGCTAGCCGATGCTTGTGGCTACGCTGTTGCCGTTACACCATCGGCAAAAGGCATGTTTCCCGAGAACCACCCTCATTTCATCGGAACTTATTGGGGAACAATCAGCACTGCCTTCTGTGGGGAGACGGTGGAAATAGCCGATGCCTCAATTTTCATAGGAGCCACTTTAGACGAACTGGAAACCATTGGCTACTCTCTtacctacaaaaaaaataaagccaTTATCGTAGAACCAAACCGCGTCATGTTTCCAAATGGATCGTGTTTTGGGTTGATTTTAATGAAGGACTTTCTTCAGGCTCTAACTAAGCGGCTCAAACCCAATTTAACAGCTTATGAGAATTATCGCCGAATTTATATACCCGAGTCGGATCCACCACAATCCGAATTGGGTGAGGCATTGCGGGTCAATGTTCttttcaaacatattcaaaAAATGTTGACCAATAACATGACTGTGATATCTGAGACGGGTGACTCTTGGTTTCATTCTCAAAAACTTAAACTACCAAAATCATGcgg GTATGAGATACAATTGTTGTATGCATCAATTGGATGGTCTTTGGGTGCAACTTTAGGATATGCCCAAGCTGCGCCAAAAGAGCGTGTGGTTCTTTGTATTGGTGATGGAAGCTTTCAG atGACTCCACAAGATGTGTCTACAATGTTAAGGTTGGGGCAAAATAacataatatttttaatcaataacGGTGGATACACAATTGAAGTAGAAATTCACGATGGCCCTTACAATGTTATCAAGAATTGGGATTATACTGCCATCGTCGATGCTATGGACAACCGTGAAGGCAATTGTTGGACCACCAAG GTTCATACAGAGGAAGAGTTGGTGAATGCAATTGAGATAGCAACAGGAGATCGAAATGATTGTTTGTGCTTTATAGAGGTTATTGTTCATAGAGATGATACTAGTAAAGAGTTACTTGAATTTGGAAGCAAGATTGCAGCTATGGGTAGTCGTCCTTCAAATCTTTTGTAA